Below is a window of Candidatus Eisenbacteria bacterium DNA.
TCGCCAACGCGCGCCAAGCGCTCGCCGAGCGTTACCGCGTGCTCCCCTACGATCCCGCAGGCGGGGAGCCGGTTCCCGCGGAGGCGGGCGCTCTTCTGGTCGTGCAGCCGGACGCGCTCTCCGACCGAACGCTCTTCGAGATCGACCAATTCGTGATGGCCGGCGGTTCCCTTCTTCTCTTCTACGATCCGATCCGTCTCACCGCCGGTTCGATCCGCGCGACGCCGCGTCTCTCCGGGATGGAGGAGATGCTCGCCCGCTGGGGGGTGCGGCTGGGGGAGAACGTGGTGCTCGACCCGCGGGACAACCAGCACGCCGCCTTCAACCAGGGCTATCTCACATTCACCCTCCCCTACCCCTTTTGGCTGAACGTGCGCGGTGAGAACGTGAACCCGGCGAACCCGATCGTGAACCAGCTCGGCGGCATCGTGCTCCCCTGGGCGGGGACGGTAGCGGCCGCGGAGACTCCGCCGGAGGGGATCGCGCTGGATACGCTTCTCTGGTCGAGCTCTTACGCCTGGACCCGGGCCGGCGAGTACGACCTGAACCCGCAGCAGCGTTTCGCCGACGCTCCGCGGGAGCCGGGGGCGAGGCTCCCTCTCGCCGTGGCGGCGACGGGCGTCTTCCCCGGTTTCTTCGCTGGTAAAGAGATTCCGCCGCTCCCGGCCGATCGGGAGGATGGGAGCGATCCGACGATCGCGCCGCCGCCGCAGGATCGATCGATCATCGAGTCGAGCGACACGACGCGGGTGGTGGTCTTCGGCTCGGGGAACATGATCCTCGACGACATGACCAACCAATTCCGAGCGAACCTGGTTCTTCTGCAGAACGCCGTCGATTGGCTCAGCTTCGGCGACGAGCTGATCGCCATTCGCTCCCGGGGGGTCTCGGACCGCCCGCTTCGCGAGATGAGCGAGCGGGGGAAGACGATCGCGCGGTTCCTCACCACGTTCGGCGTGCCGATCCTGGTGGTCCTGTTCGGGCTCGCTCGCTGGATCCGACGCCGCAACCTGCGGGCGGAGGCGCTCGCCGCGATGGAGGCGTCCGAATGAGAAACAAGAACCCGATCGCGCTGGCGGCCGTTCTGATCGTTCTCGTGTTGATCGTCATCCTTCTCGGCCGCAACGCCGGCCGCGGTCCCGCGCCGGAGGTGGGGGAGGTGTATCTCTTCCCCGGCCTGGACACGGCTTCGGTGGACCGGATCGCGATCCGCGCCGGCGAGAACCGCGCGGAGATGACGCGGGGCGAAGGGGGCGAGTGGCTCGTTTCGACGGAAGAG
It encodes the following:
- a CDS encoding GldG family protein; protein product: MTAKRSTRGTNSLLLVAIVLAALVAVNLISQRRFFRIDLTEDRRYTLSSSTKKILKDLDDVVTVKVYFSRELPTYLMTLNQEVRDMLAEYGTYSGGNLLVEWEDPAENPETESRVRFLGIPQVQLQIIEKDQMQAVNAYLGVAVLYEDRSETIPVVESVENLEYDLTAAILKVFRDEEETVAVLQGDGVEPTLEEGLANARQALAERYRVLPYDPAGGEPVPAEAGALLVVQPDALSDRTLFEIDQFVMAGGSLLLFYDPIRLTAGSIRATPRLSGMEEMLARWGVRLGENVVLDPRDNQHAAFNQGYLTFTLPYPFWLNVRGENVNPANPIVNQLGGIVLPWAGTVAAAETPPEGIALDTLLWSSSYAWTRAGEYDLNPQQRFADAPREPGARLPLAVAATGVFPGFFAGKEIPPLPADREDGSDPTIAPPPQDRSIIESSDTTRVVVFGSGNMILDDMTNQFRANLVLLQNAVDWLSFGDELIAIRSRGVSDRPLREMSERGKTIARFLTTFGVPILVVLFGLARWIRRRNLRAEALAAMEASE